In a genomic window of Phyllostomus discolor isolate MPI-MPIP mPhyDis1 chromosome 5, mPhyDis1.pri.v3, whole genome shotgun sequence:
- the A3GALT2 gene encoding alpha-1,3-galactosyltransferase 2 produces the protein MALKEGLRAWKRIFWRLILLAVGFSGLLLYGLPAVRYLETFIPMGTCPLSRMSLLRDNFSGLLRLWARPEVLTCTPWGAPIIWDGTFDPDTAQQEAIQQNLTIGLTVFAVGRYLEKYLARFLETAERHFMVGQRVVYYVFTERPAAVPRLPLGPGRQLRVERVSRERRWQDVSMERMRTLHAALGGRLGREADFVFCMDVDQYFSGAFGPEALADSVAQLHAWHYHWPLPMLPYERDARSAAALASGEGDFYYHGALFGGTVEAVRGLTAHCARAQEQDRVRGLEARWHDESHLNKYFWLHKPAKVLSPEFCWSLEIGRRAEIRHPRLLWAPKEYDLVRD, from the exons ATGGCTCTCAAAGAGGGACTCAG ggcctggaAGAGAATCTTCTGGCGGCTGATCCTACTTGCAGTTGGCTTCTCAGGGCTGCTCCTGTACGGGCTCCCTGCAGTCAg GTATCTGGAAACCTTCATCCCCATGGGCACCTGCCCTTTGTCCAGAATGTCCCTGCTGAGGGACAACTTCTCGGGTCTCCTACGTCTCTG ggcccgGCCGGAAGTCCTGACCTGTACCCCCTGGGGGGCCCCCATTATTTGGGATGGCACTTTCGATCCAGACACGGCCCAGCAAGAGGCTATACAGCAGAACCTCACCATCGGGCTGACTGTCTTTGCCGTAGGCAG gtACCTGGAGAAGTACCTGGCGCGCTTCCTGGAGACGGCCGAGCGGCACTTCATGGTGGGCCAGCGTGTGGTCTACTACGTGTTCACCGAGCGCCCAGCCGCCGTGCCTCGCCTGCCGCTGGGCCCCGGCCGCCAGCTGCGCGTGGAGCGCGTGTCCCGCGAGCGGCGCTGGCAGGACGTGTCGATGGAGCGCATGCGCACGCTGCACGCGGCGCTGGGCGGCCGGCTGGGCCGCGAGGCGGACTTCGTGTTCTGCATGGACGTGGACCAGTACTTCAGCGGCGCCTTCGGGCCCGAGGCGCTGGCCGACTCGGTGGCGCAGCTGCACGCCTGGCACTACCACTGGCCGCTGCCAATGCTGCCCTACGAGCGGGACGCGCGCTCGGCCGCCGCACTGGCGTCGGGCGAGGGCGACTTCTACTACCACGGCGCCCTGTTTGGGGGCACGGTGGAGGCGGTGCGCGGGTTGACGGCGCACTGCGCGCGGGCCCAGGAGCAGGACCGCGTGCGCGGCCTGGAGGCGCGCTGGCACGACGAGAGCCACCTCAACAAGTACTTCTGGCTGCATAAGCCCGCCAAGGTGCTGTCGCCTGAGTTCTGCTGGAGCCTGGAGATAGGCCGGCGGGCCGAGATCCGCCACCCGCGCCTGCTCTGGGCGCCCAAGGAGTACGATCTGGTGCGCGACTAG